AGATTTCCAAATCTGCACGAAAATACTCCAATTCCGCACGATGGGCTTCCGAACTTTACGCATTCTCGATCCAAACCGGCAAGGGAGAGGACGATGCATTTCGGTCTGAGTGAAGAGCAGGACATGATCGTGAAGACCGTTCGGTCGTTCGTGGAAAAGGAAATCTATCCGCACGAGACGATGGTCGAGCGCACAGGCCAAGTGCCGCATGAACTGGGCGAGGAGATCAAACAGAAGGTCATCGACCTCGGCTTTTACGCCTGTAATTTCCCCGAAGACGTCGGCGGTGCGGGCCTCTCGCACCTCGATTTTACACTGGTGGAGCGGGAACTTGGGCGCGGCTCGATGGCGCTGACGCACTTCTTTGGACGTCCGCAGAACATCCTCATGGCTTGCGAGGGCGAGCAGCGTGAGAAGTACCTTCTCCCTGCCGTGCGCGGTGAACGGATGGACGCGCTGGCTATGACGGAACCTGATGCCGGTTCGGACGTGCGCGGTATGAAATGCTCGGCCCAGCGGGATGGCGGTGACTGGGTGGTGAACGGGTCAAAGCACTTTATCTCCGGCGCGGAACATGCTGACTTCTTTATCGTTTTCGTCGCGACGGGCGTCGATGAAACGCCGAAGGGTCCGAAGAAACGCATCACCTGTTTCCTCGTCGACCGCGGCACGCCGGGGTTCGAGGTGCGCGACGGCTACGCCTCCGTTTCGCATCGCGGCTACAAGAATTACGTCCTCTATTTCGACAACTGCCGCCTGCCTGACGCTCAGGTTCTGGGCGAGGTCGACGGCGGTTTCGCGGTGATGAACACGTGGCTCTACGCCACTCGCTTGACCGTTGCCGCGTTCTGCGTGGGCCGCGCACGGCGCTGTTTCGACCACGCGCTCAGCTACGCCGCGGAGCGCAAGCAGTTCGGCCAGCAGATCGCGAAGTTCCAAGGCGTCAGCTTCCAGATCGCCGACATGATCACCGAGATCGACGCTGCCGACTGGCTGACCCTGTCGGGCGCGTGGCGTCTGGACGAAGGGCTGGAGGCGAACCGCGAGATCGCCAGCGCCAAGCTCTACGCCTCCGAGATGCTCGCCCGCGTCACTGACGCCACGCTGCAAATCCACGGCGGGATGGGCCTGATGGACGATTTCCCGATCGAACGCTTCTGGCGCGATGCCCGCGTCGAGCGGATCTGGGACGGCACCAGCGAAATCCAGCGGCACATCATCAGCCGCGATCTGTTCCGCCCTCTCGGAGCCTGACATGCGGTCTTTGGACAGATTGATGCGGCCGCAGAGCATCGCGGTCATCGGCGGCGGCGGGTGGTGCGCGAACGTCATCCGCGAGTGCGAGAAGATCGGCTTTGCAGGCGACATCTGGGCCGTTCACCCGACGCGCAGCGAAGTCGCGGGGATCAAAGCTTATGCCAGCATCGCCGACCTGCCGTCCGCGCCCGATGCCGCGTTCATCGGCGTGAACCGCGATGCGACGGTCGGCATCGTCGAGCAACTCTCCAAGGCCGGCGCTGGCGGGGCGGTGTGCTTCGCCTCGGGCTTTCGCGAGGCTTCGGCAGAGCTGGAGGACGGCAATAGCCTTCAGGACAGCTTGGTCGCGGCGGCGGGCGACATGCCGATCCTTGGGCCGAACTGCTACGGCTTCGTCAACGCGCTCGACGGCGCGGCGCTCTGGCCGGATGTGCACGGCGCGGTGCCCTGCGCAACCGGCGTGGCCTTCATCGGTCAGTCGTCCAACGTGGCAATCAACATTTCCATGCAGACGCGTGGGTTGCCGCTGGCCTATGTCGTCACCTGCGGAAACCAAGCGCAGATCGGCATGGCCGAGATTGGCGAGGCGCTGCTCTCCGATCCTCGCGTCACCGCGCTGGGTCTGCATATCGAGGGCGTGAACGACCTGCGGGCCTACGAACAGCTGGCCCGTACTGCAACGAGGCTGGGCAAGCCGGTCGTTGTGATGAAGGTCGGCGCGTCGGATCAAGCGCAACTGGCAACCGTTTCGCACACCGCTTCGCTCGCAGGCAGCGATGCCGGAGCGCGGGCGTTGATGCGCCGTCTGGGCTTCGCACTGGCGGACGATCCTGCGTCCTTCGTTGAGACGCTGAAGGTGCTGCACGTCACGGGCGGGCTGCCGTCGAACCGCATTCTGTCGATGTCCTGTTCGGGCGGCGAGGCGTCGCTGATGGCGGACCTCGGGCAGAGCCTCGGCGTGGAATATCCGCCGCTCGGCCAAGCGCAAAAGGACGCCCTCCGCGCTGCGCTCGGGCCGAAGGTCGCGCTCGCGAACCCGCTCGATTACCACACCTACATTTGGGGCGATGAGGCCGCGCTGACGGCCTGTTTCTCGGCTGGTATGGCGGGCGGCGATCTGGCGCTGGGGTGCGTGGTGCTTGATTTTCCTAGGCAGGACAGGTTCGACGCGCCCGATTGGGCCAAGGTCGTCGAGGCAGTGATTGCCACGCGCGAAACGTCGGGCCGCCCGATGGCGCTGCTTGGTTCTTTTGCCGAAGGGATGCCGGAAGCGGTGTCCGAGCGGCTGATCCAGAACGGCGTGGTCCCGCTGAACGGCATGTCTGATGGCCTCAAAGCCATCGCCGCCGCCGCGCAGGTACGCCCGATGACGGCCGAGCCGCTGCTGTTGCCGAACGGAGCCGCAGGCGAGGGCGAGACGCTGGACGAAAGCACCGCCAAGGCGATGCTAACGGAACACGGCCTCCGCATCCCGCACTCCAAGCGGACCATGACCGCCGAGGCCGCCGCCGAAGCCGCTGACGTCATCGGCTATCCGGTAGTGCTCAAAGGCATGGGCTTCGCGCACAAGACCGAAGCGGGCGCGGTGCGCATCAACCTGACCTCTGCCGCCGACGTCAGAGCCGCTGCCGAGGCGGTTCCCAGTAACGACTACCTCGTCGAGGAAATGGTCACCGGCGCGGTGGCCGAGCTGTTGGTCGGCGTGCTGTGTGACCCTGTGCACGGCTTCGTGCTGACCATCGGGGCGGGAGGGGTGATGACCGAAATCCTGCAGGATACGGTCTCGCTCCTCCTGCCATCGACCAGGGAAGACATCGCCGAGGCGCTGACCCGACTACGGTGCTATCCGCTGCTCACAGGCTATCGCGGCAAACCGGCAGCCGACATCGGCGCGATTGTCGACGCAGTCATCGCCGTGCAAAGCTTCGTCACAGCGCATCAGGACCGCGTTCAGGAAATCGAAATCAATCCGCTGCTATGCTGCCGTGACAAGGCCATCGCGGTGGACGCACTTATCCGCATGGGAGGACCCCAATGACCCATTCGCCGCTCAAAGTCACCCGCCACGGCGCAGTTCTGGAGGTCGTTCTGGACCGCCCCAAGGCCAACGCCATCGACCTCGCCACCAGCCGTCTGATGGGCGAGGCGTTCACCGAATTCCGCGATGACGACAGCCTGCGCGTGGCGATCATCACCGGCGCGGGCGAGAAGTTCTTTTGCCCCGGTTGGGACCTGAAAGCTGCCGCGGACGGCGATGCGGTGGACGGCGACTACGGTGTCGGCGGCTTCGGCGGTTTGCAGGAACTGCGCGGCCTCAACAAACCCGTCATCGCTGCAGTCAACGGTATCGCCTGCGGTGGCGGGTTGGAGCTGGCGCTGAGCGCGGACCTGATCCTCGCCGCCGATCACGCGACCTTTGCGCTGCCTGAGATCAAGTCGGGTACCGTGGCGGACGCGGCCTCGATCAAACTGCCGAAACGTATCCCATACCATGTCGCGATGGACCTGCTGCTGACGGGGCGGTGGTTCGATGCGGAGGAGGCCGCGCACTGGGGTCTCGTGAGCCGCATCGTACCCGCTGCCGACCTGATGGCCGAGGCGCACAAGCTTGCTTCGCAGCTGGCGGACGGGCCGCCGCTCGTCTTCGCCGCGATCAAAGAGATCGTGCGCGAGGCGGAGGATATGAAGTTCCAGGACGCGATGAACCGGATCACCAAAAGCCAGTTCGCGACGGTGGAGAAACTCTACCGCTCCGAGGACCAGTTGGAGGGTGCAAAGGCGTTCGCGGAAAAGCGCGATCCGGTGTGGAAGGGGCGGTAACTCAGGCCGCCGCCTTTAGCCAGTCCACGAACAGCTTTGCGTCCTGAGACGGCGAGGCGGTCGTGGACACGTAATACGCCGTGCCGAGGTCGAGCGCCCCGTCCGGCCACTCTTGCAGACTGCCGTCGTTCACCGCGCGCTCCGTGATTGATCGCCAACCGAGCATCAGCCCGCGCCCGTCGATCACCGCCTGCATTGCCTGCACGTAGTTGTTGAAACTCTGCCCGCCGGAGCGGGGGCGGGTGATGCCTCGCGCGGTCAGATAATCCTCCCATCCCGCCCAGTGCTGGTTGTGGGGGCTGCGCACATGGATCAGCGGCGCGGCGTCCAAGTTCGTGTCTTCGGCCAGCAGTCGCGCGATCAGGTCAGGGGCGCCAACGGGGCAGACAACCTCGGCAAACAATTTCTCCGATCGGCCCTCCCGCCAGCCCCCTGTGCCATAGCGCAGCGCCACGTCGACACCGGGCACGAGGACGGGCAGGTCGGTGGCGGGGGCCTGTACGTTGACTGTGATGTCGGGGTGGTCTTCGTAGAACCCCGAGAGGCGCGGCATCAGCCAGTAGGTCGCAACCCCGAGCGTGCAGGCGACCGTGATCTGCCGCTCGGCATTGGCCTGCATCGCGCGGATGTCTTCCAGCGTCGCTGAAATCCGGCCTAGCCCTTCGCGCACCGCGCGGGCGAGCAGTTCGCCTTCTTCGGTCAGGCGCGAGGGGCGGACGCTGCGGTCGATCAATGTAACCCCGACATGATCTTCGAGCTGCTTGATCGCTTGGCTCACGGCGGGCTGGGTCACATTCAGCCGCGCCGCCGCATCCCGCATGGAGCCATAGCGGGACAGCGCTTCGAACGTGGAAAGCAGGCGCAGGGGCGGGAAGGTGTTCATCGGCTGATATCATAAGCAATCGGTTAACTTAGCATCACACCAATCGCGCTATTGTTCAAGCCGTTCCCGTGGGACGGTCGGGCCAAGCGAACACCTTTTTCAGGGCCAAAGAAATGAACGAACTCAGCAGCACCATGATCGCGCCGCATGTCACCGAACTCGCAGAGAAAGGTCTGCACATCACACTTTCGGACGGCATTTCGTATTACTTCAACTACTACTGGCTCCGCGATAATTGCCCGACGTCGTTCAGCCCGATCACCCGCGAGCGGAGCTTTGACATCTTCCACCTCGAGGACTCGCCTTGCGCCAGAACCGCCGAAGTCGAAGGGGACGCGCTGGTCATCGCATGGGAGGACGAGGATCACGTCACCCGCATGCCGCTCGACTGGCTGGTTACTTATGCTGGCGGAAACAGCCGTAATGATCCTGCGGATCTGACCCGCGTCGCGTGGTACAGTGACCACTATCCGACCGTTCCGCGGTTTTCGCAGCCTGATCTGGTGGCCGATAAGGACCAGCGCGCCGCTTGGATCAAGGCGATGCTGGTTCACGGCTTCACCATCGTCACCGACATGCCCGACAGCGACGAGGGGCTGACCCAGACGGCGGAACTGATGGGCTTTGTCCGCCCGACGTTCTTCGGCACCTATTTCGATGTGCGCACCCACATCAACCCGACCAATACGGCCTACACGTCGGCGGCGCTGGAGCTGCACACAGACACCCCCGCCGAAGAATTCGCGCCCGGTATCCAGTTCCTCCACTGCCGCGCGAATACGGTGCAGGGCGGTCAGAGCCTCTATGCCGACGGCGTGGCGGTTGCGAATGACTTCCGCGAGCGTGATCCGGAGGGCTTCAAACTGCTGTCCGAAATCTCCATCCCGTTCTTCTGCGAGCACGACACCTATGACGCCCGCTCGCGCCAGACGGTGATTGAACTGGATCAGCACGGCGAAGTCTCCGGCCTCACGATCAGTCAGCACATGGCGGATATCTTCGACCTCGATCAGGAGTTGCTCGACGACTATTACCCAGCGTTCTGCCGCTTCGGGCGGATGCTTCAGGAGGACAAATACATGATGCGGTTCCTGATGAAGGGCGGCGAGTGTATGGTGTTCGACAACCACCGCATCGTCCACGGCCGCGCGGCTTACTCGGCCACCAGCGGCGACCGCTACCTGCGCGGTTGCTACGTGGACCGCGGAGAGATGCGCTCG
Above is a window of Marivivens aquimaris DNA encoding:
- a CDS encoding acetate--CoA ligase family protein is translated as MRSLDRLMRPQSIAVIGGGGWCANVIRECEKIGFAGDIWAVHPTRSEVAGIKAYASIADLPSAPDAAFIGVNRDATVGIVEQLSKAGAGGAVCFASGFREASAELEDGNSLQDSLVAAAGDMPILGPNCYGFVNALDGAALWPDVHGAVPCATGVAFIGQSSNVAINISMQTRGLPLAYVVTCGNQAQIGMAEIGEALLSDPRVTALGLHIEGVNDLRAYEQLARTATRLGKPVVVMKVGASDQAQLATVSHTASLAGSDAGARALMRRLGFALADDPASFVETLKVLHVTGGLPSNRILSMSCSGGEASLMADLGQSLGVEYPPLGQAQKDALRAALGPKVALANPLDYHTYIWGDEAALTACFSAGMAGGDLALGCVVLDFPRQDRFDAPDWAKVVEAVIATRETSGRPMALLGSFAEGMPEAVSERLIQNGVVPLNGMSDGLKAIAAAAQVRPMTAEPLLLPNGAAGEGETLDESTAKAMLTEHGLRIPHSKRTMTAEAAAEAADVIGYPVVLKGMGFAHKTEAGAVRINLTSAADVRAAAEAVPSNDYLVEEMVTGAVAELLVGVLCDPVHGFVLTIGAGGVMTEILQDTVSLLLPSTREDIAEALTRLRCYPLLTGYRGKPAADIGAIVDAVIAVQSFVTAHQDRVQEIEINPLLCCRDKAIAVDALIRMGGPQ
- a CDS encoding TauD/TfdA family dioxygenase, with product MNELSSTMIAPHVTELAEKGLHITLSDGISYYFNYYWLRDNCPTSFSPITRERSFDIFHLEDSPCARTAEVEGDALVIAWEDEDHVTRMPLDWLVTYAGGNSRNDPADLTRVAWYSDHYPTVPRFSQPDLVADKDQRAAWIKAMLVHGFTIVTDMPDSDEGLTQTAELMGFVRPTFFGTYFDVRTHINPTNTAYTSAALELHTDTPAEEFAPGIQFLHCRANTVQGGQSLYADGVAVANDFRERDPEGFKLLSEISIPFFCEHDTYDARSRQTVIELDQHGEVSGLTISQHMADIFDLDQELLDDYYPAFCRFGRMLQEDKYMMRFLMKGGECMVFDNHRIVHGRAAYSATSGDRYLRGCYVDRGEMRSTYRALVSEGRFKA
- a CDS encoding acyl-CoA dehydrogenase family protein; the protein is MHFGLSEEQDMIVKTVRSFVEKEIYPHETMVERTGQVPHELGEEIKQKVIDLGFYACNFPEDVGGAGLSHLDFTLVERELGRGSMALTHFFGRPQNILMACEGEQREKYLLPAVRGERMDALAMTEPDAGSDVRGMKCSAQRDGGDWVVNGSKHFISGAEHADFFIVFVATGVDETPKGPKKRITCFLVDRGTPGFEVRDGYASVSHRGYKNYVLYFDNCRLPDAQVLGEVDGGFAVMNTWLYATRLTVAAFCVGRARRCFDHALSYAAERKQFGQQIAKFQGVSFQIADMITEIDAADWLTLSGAWRLDEGLEANREIASAKLYASEMLARVTDATLQIHGGMGLMDDFPIERFWRDARVERIWDGTSEIQRHIISRDLFRPLGA
- a CDS encoding carnitinyl-CoA dehydratase, coding for MTHSPLKVTRHGAVLEVVLDRPKANAIDLATSRLMGEAFTEFRDDDSLRVAIITGAGEKFFCPGWDLKAAADGDAVDGDYGVGGFGGLQELRGLNKPVIAAVNGIACGGGLELALSADLILAADHATFALPEIKSGTVADAASIKLPKRIPYHVAMDLLLTGRWFDAEEAAHWGLVSRIVPAADLMAEAHKLASQLADGPPLVFAAIKEIVREAEDMKFQDAMNRITKSQFATVEKLYRSEDQLEGAKAFAEKRDPVWKGR
- a CDS encoding LysR substrate-binding domain-containing protein, which codes for MNTFPPLRLLSTFEALSRYGSMRDAAARLNVTQPAVSQAIKQLEDHVGVTLIDRSVRPSRLTEEGELLARAVREGLGRISATLEDIRAMQANAERQITVACTLGVATYWLMPRLSGFYEDHPDITVNVQAPATDLPVLVPGVDVALRYGTGGWREGRSEKLFAEVVCPVGAPDLIARLLAEDTNLDAAPLIHVRSPHNQHWAGWEDYLTARGITRPRSGGQSFNNYVQAMQAVIDGRGLMLGWRSITERAVNDGSLQEWPDGALDLGTAYYVSTTASPSQDAKLFVDWLKAAA